DNA from Tachypleus tridentatus isolate NWPU-2018 chromosome 8, ASM421037v1, whole genome shotgun sequence:
tccataaggatcagaaagaggaagttgtcataaatagaccacacattggtcacagtttttcaactcatcattttcttttatctggaactgatgcatcaatgtgctgtctgtgtgacactcaggtcacaataagccacattttactgtcttgccatcgttacaagtCTCAACAACTgcacaattttaaacatgttttgtcccaagttTTATCCATAACATTGGATAGTTTCAATGGAgctggtgacattgtccaccttacaaatgtttttagctttttaaagACCActgactgttttaacactattaaagtttttaattattgggttgaggaataattcgtgagcgttttttcaagttaacaaaatatattcataaatgaaatgctttcgcaaaatatttcatgtcatttggtagataattttttgctctaatagatggtgtgtttgattttcatatgtctttaatttttgctttcattttcaggtcattaaatggaatgtcaagtggacaaaatcgagcattttttgacaccatctgcttttcgcatttaatttcttgcaatttcgtttaaaacaatgcatactgtatacctaggtattacatgaaataaagtatcataataaatgttttgggtgtaatgtgttcatgcattgaagtattgtatagtcttgcatgtaatgcttgaatgaaattatttaaaaacgctcacgaattattcctcaacctaataataaattagacatttttttgTGATTCCTTTTTGAAGTGCAGctagtttgatatgaaattatGAAATGACCGTAACATCAGGTAACtagaaaccaggactggaaagactaactttaggtgactaatgctgatgtttaAATTCATCCATTAGttatcctggcaagttatgataattaaatcaTGCTTcagaaagtcctttaaaacttgtgttactgtacttttttactgctgtaaactagatataaaaattggatttaatgctatttaagtttttaattgaaaaattaaactttttacaaattttaataattttacttttattttatcttattactggatgtttggcacagatagcctaggtGCTTTGCGTCATAAAAGGCCAAGCCAACCACCCAACTAAAAACTAATTATGTATTTTGAAGGCTCTAGAGAATGTTGCAAGTCCAATATTTAAACTGTATGATAGACACATGAACATCACTTTACTTTTGTAACAGTTCTTTATTAACAAATGCTTGTCATATTTCATGTAAATACATAAAGTAAATTTGGAGTTACATTCAGTGCTCATTTTATCATAATGGGTGTCAGCAGTGGGATGAGTGACGacactataaatatttcattatttaacatcACAGAATGGagataattaataaaagtaaatattttttgtgtgtgttgtcatttaagaaaaaaaattaatacattataaaaggGGCTTTAAAAAGTGTCTCATGAATGTGTAAACATCACAGTTTTCAAGTGATGTCTAAGTATAAGGTTGTTTCTGTATAGGGACAAGCTGGACACAGTTTTCAAGTGATGTCTAAGTATAAGGTTGTTTCTGTATAGGGACAAGCTGGACACAGTTTTCAAGTGATGTCTAAGTATAAGGTTGTTTCTGTATAGGGACAAGCTGGACACAGTTTTCAAGTGATGTCTAAGTATAAGGTTGTTTCTGTATAGGGACAAGCTGGACACAGTTTTCAAGTGATGTCTAAGTATAAAGTTGTTTCTGTATAGGGACAAGCTGGACACAGTTTTCAAGTGATGTCTAAGTGTAAGGTTGTTCTGTATAGGGACAAGCTGGACACAGTTTTCAAGTGATGTCTAAGCATAAGGTTGTTCTGTATAGGGACAAGCTGGACACAGTTTTCAAGTGATGTCTAAGTATAAGGTTGTTTCTATATAGGACAAGCTGGACACAGTTTTCAAGTGATGTCTAAGTATAAGGTTGTTCTATATAGGACAAGCTGGACACAGTTTTCAAGTGATGTCTAAGTATAAAGTTGTTCTGTATAGGACAAGCTGGACACAGCCTTTTCAAGTGATGTCTAAGCATAAGGTTGTTTCTGTATAGGGACAAGCTGGACACAGCTTTCAAGTGATGTCCAAGCATAAGGTTGTTCTGTATAGGACAAGCTGGACACAGTTTTCAAGTGATGTTTAAGTATAAAGCCTTTGTATAGGACAAGCTGGACACAGTTTTCAAGTGATGTCTAAGTATAAGGTTGTTCTGTATAGGGACAAGCTGGACACAGTTTTCAAGTGATGTCTAAGTATAAAGTTGTTTCTGTATAGGGACAAGCTGGACACAGTTTTCAAGTGATGTCTAAGTATAAGGTTGTTTCTGTATAGGGACAAGCTGGACACAGTTTTCAAGTGATGTCTAAGTATGAAGTTGTTTCTGTATGGAGACAAGCTGGACACAGTTTTCAAGTGATGTCTAAGTATGAAGTTGTTTCTGTATGGGGACAAGCTGGACACAGTTTTCAAGTGATGTCTAAGTATAAGGTTGTTTCTGTATAGGGACAAGCTGGACACAGTTTTCAAGTGATGTCTAAGTATAAGGTTGTTTCTGTATAGGGACAAGCTGGACACAGTTTTCAAGTGATGTCTAAGTATAAGGTTGTTTCTGTATAGGGACAAGCTGGAcagtcattttaaattaattatatctcatttttcttttttgtgtagTGACTGTATTGAAGCCAAGGTAACCTTTCTAAACACAAGATGTGGCCATTTCTGTCACTGGACCAAATTGAAGTCCTAATCAGTGTCATAATGAGAGTTCCTGGATTGTTCATAATAGATTTCTGGTGGCAGTATGATCGCAGCAAGTCCCTTCCACAGTCTATGGATGCCCAAGAGTTGCTCAGTGCTTTAATTACTAATGTTGGTAAGTAAGAACAGTGACTTGAACAGGGTTTTCCAATGTGATTAAAAATCGATTATTTTAATGATCCCTTTCTTGTCATATAtgggaaaaatatatattgtgtataaagTATTTAAGTCAAGTGACAGCTTTAAAGCTTAAATTGCATTAAGTTGCCTCACATCTCTGATTTGCGTAAGCAATAAGTCTTAAGTCTTCATATTCAACTTAACTGTTTTCTCAAGCACTCTCACGACATAAGCTTACATTAAATTGCAAAGCccgtgtgttttattttaaactgaactGATTTGGTATTACGTATTATCCCAAACgatgaaaaaaatacaataaagtttattgtgtttttatttggtATGAAGAATATTTGAAGTTTAGTACAGTGAAATTACAATAATCTCATTTatactgatatatttttgtatttctttatttagggTACAATGCTTAAccatgtattctaaagatggctggtatgggtattgaacactttattttaattaaagtttttaatgccAATACCacctgtctttagaatacatttttacttcaagtgggtttctcgtcatcataaaaTACTTAACTCTGTCAAGAGGGTTGAGGATGTTATAACAAAATCATTTTGCAGTCTAACCTTGTCCTATTATACTCTATCTGATTACCATGTATCTTGACAATATACCTGAAGTTTTCATTGTAAAAGGTTTGTCTCAAGATTATTAAGTCTAAGGTTTAGGCaatccataatccatctagtttGTCAAAGTCTGATTCAACAGGCcaatcacataaaaaaaaaaaaatctatttggACTAATGTCTGTAGACTTGACTGTTTTGTCTTCATATAGAATAACATGAACACCCATTTCATCCTTTGTTTGTGGCAGATGAATGGATGAACCATGGAATTGACTTGTGTATATGTGACATTGGTGTTGCTTTTCCAGATAGAGATCCTTCTTCATTGTGTTGTCTATGGCACATTGGTCACTTTAGCCACTGATCACTTTTATATACATGGATTTATCACCTTCTATAAGATACCATGGTTTTCTTATCATGGTCTGTTAGTAAATGATTATAGTGCCACAAGATGATACATTTAAAGATTATAGTGCCACAAGATGATACGTTTAATGATTATAGTGCCACAAGATGATACGTTTAATGATCATAGTGCCACAAGATGATACGTTTAATGATCATAGTGCCACAAGATGATACGTTTAATGATCATAGTGCCACAAGATGATACGTTTAATGATCATAGTGCCACAAGATGATACGTTTAATGATCATAGTGACACAAGATGAtacattttcctttattttctgaTGTAATTAAGTATAAGGAATATTCTCACTTCAAACATTCTAAGTTTTCAATCTGAACACATGTTTATGGTATGAGCTTAtgaatagtttcttttttttaatttgcttctctctctctcttattatTAGATGTTGTTCATTATTGGAACTATGTACTGATGTAAAGTTTTTATAATCAGCAGTCCTATCATAATCAGAATCTTGGTGTTTATAGAAAATTGAAGAATTATCAGCACTAGGCTTGAGATGCTAATATATACACTGCTGTAAATGAAATGTGctagtaattatttaaatacttacaAACACCTACATCAGGAATgtgacagaaacaaaacaaatttcacaTAATATTTAGTTGCAACAACATACAAGATGAATAAAAATGATATGGTggtaaagaaactaaaacaaatattgaactTATTTGTGCTAGAAATTCTACACATGTAAGCGTAtgaatattttgaatgaaaagaGACTGTTACATATCCTACCTAAAAGCAGCATATTTTTGACAGCATCACAATGCTTATGAAGtggtaaacaatataaaaagttagTTCTGATATGTGGCATTTCTATACAATTTTATATTGGCTATGGTTGTCACATGGCTTCTTAGCATATACCAAAATCATTtgatataacatactcaaccttgtatattgtaaaacaatGTCATATTCATTTCTTTACTTTACTGTTCTTAGCTGTTTGATTCTATAATACCTTAATATGAATGTGTTTAGTGTACAGTACTGAACTGTGTAGATCCTTGAAATACTTTAGTTTCACCAAAACAACTTGCTTTGCTTCCTCTCTCACAAAAGACTATCTCAATCATTGACTGCCCTCTAATTACTGCTAAAAGAATTTTAGTGACACCATACCCGTCTTTATACCCCACCAGTTTTTCACCATTTCTgaacatatacatattatatgaCTACTCTCCTGCATCATCCCTGCTGCAGTTAGCATGACACAGTTTTGTTGTCTAATTCTTTCAGATGTGGCCACTGTCTTTAATTGTACTTTAAGTCAAAGTTTAATGTCATAGTATTTTGAATTTTTGcctttgttttcagttgtttctaCAATTTTGCATACCACCAAAttcttgtttctgaattttacgtttttaatatcaatttgagATTTAATGTGATGGACAATGATATTCCTGCCATAGAGGACAGTGCACGTGGTACCACTTCCCAGGAGATGGGATTGGCTTCACCAACTGAGGAAGTTCAAGCCTTGGTTCACAGGGAAGAATTAGTGTCTGACCTACTATgggaagtgattttttttttctttatccacTTGACCATATTTCTCAGGAAGTCTACCATTATGGGGGGGGGGGGATTTTGACTATTTTACCAGTACTTTTCCTCTTATTTTTAGTCCGTCACATTCTACACCCATTCAGGACATTCCACCTTTCTGATTGACAAGTTGTAAAAAGGGTGGAAGGTAAAATGTCCTGACTGGGTGTAGAATGtggttaattaaaaataagaggAATGTGCTgggaaaatattcaaaatttcacCTCCATAATGATTACGTTATTTCCCCTGTAGTCTACGATTCTTTCCCTGTCTTACTGGGTACAAGTTTCCCTTCTCATTATTATGTTTTCATCCTCCTccaaacattaatgtttttttgaaaGAGGTTTTCTGATTAACTACAATTGTGTATGTATAGGTGTATCCCATCCACTAGTTTGTTGTATCAACATGTCTTTGTCTCTCCTCCTCCCTTGGATCCATTTTTAGATTCTCAGTATTTAGATCCTTTCCTTCCCCTCTTGGGCTGTAATCCCAGAGCTTCCATTCTCTTCAGTCAGGTGCAGTTTTTCAGGATCATTCTTTCCACAACCCCATGATGCCAGGCTCGTTTTCTTGTACTTCCTGCTCCCATAATGGTTTTGGGAGTTCATTCAGTTACAACTATTTACTAACTTCTGTTTTGTAATTCTTGTTGCTTAACGTATTGCACTCTGTTTCTTAAAGTTGGTGTTGTTGGACATCAGTAATGCAGTGCACATGTCCTAGCcacttgttattaaatttttcatcTCATTATATGTTGATAGAGGTTTCACCTTTTTAATGCTTTTACAGTTGTGCAAGTATTACATTTCCCACCCATTTTATGTTACTTTCCTAATTCCTGGGTGAAGAACCtacctgttccagaagtattGTGGAACATCACAGGTGTGTTTCATTTTCACACTCAAACACACCTGTACAAACCTGCTTTCTACTTGGTTTGTTCTTGGTTCTGCTTCATTACTCACCCACCTTTTTGATGTGGGATTCTAACCATTTGTGTGAGACAAGTCTGTTCCAGAAGTACCATTTCCCCACACTTCCTGTCAGTTCTCAAAAGTGATATTGATTCAAAATAAAAGAAGGAACTAGTTGTGTCATTGTTGGAGTCACTACACTATTGATTGAGAGTAGTCACATGATATGTACACATTTAGAAATGGAACAAAACTGGTGGTATATCAACTCCGGTGCACTGATTGCTAAAATACCTTTTACAACGTCTAAAGGATAGTCAGTAATGAAAACAGACTTTTGTGTGAGATGAGGTAAGTACCTATGAGAAATACATTTGCACTGTAAGAAACTGTTAATATTCATTTGTTTAGTGTACAGTACTTAACTGGATAATACCTGTAACATTCTTTGCACGGTGATCGATATTATTGAccaacgttgttgttgttgtaatagcACCTGCATTCGTACATTTACCATTGTCCACTtgttaaatgttgaataatatggtgtaaactttacAATGCTCCATGTATATTTTTAGGGATGTCACCACTGAACATTAGGTTCAAAACTTGAATATCAGCATGACTAGAAGACAttacagatatttattaaatattaaaaatagtctTTGTGAAGCTAACAGTGATAACAATTAACTATTTAATGttagtttgaaaatgttttagaCAAGTTAAATGTTAATTAAGTACTGACACTTTAGGAAACTgttgtatttgtatattttaaagtgatcactacaaatttaaaatgttctagATGCACTCACCccttttatttctgtaatttgaGGTCGTGAAGTCTGACATGAAGCGAGTCCCGCTTCTTTTGTTAAAAGATTCACTTTCTAATCTCTTTATTTGTAGCAAGTTAATTTGTATCAGTCTGAGTATATATGTCAGAAAACTAGACATATTGTTAAATACTTAGagatatttaaaatgttcacaTACACCACAAATTATATTTCCTAAagagtttttttgtattttttttacttagatCTCTTTGAGTACTGGAGTTTAACAATGTCATAAATAGTGCAAGATTTTTTAATTTGGAGATGAATGACTTAAATATGCACTGACATTGGGGTATAGTAATTAACTCAATATAATCAATATCCTATGAGCATTGATTATATCAAGTAATATCTGGCCCTAATTAACATACTATAGCTGCAGAAGTCTGGCAGGCTATAcagaattaaatttttttaaaatgaatatagaGACCAGATGGGGTTTAAAGACACAGCTTATTTTATTGGGGACATGTTTAAATACAACTTTAACAATGTCAATCAACTTGTAAATCTAGGAATTtattttgtgatgatgagaaacccccTTGAAATAAAATgcatctcaagatggctggtattagTATTAGAACTTTTTACAGTAAAGTAGAGAATGTatcaactttcttaggtcatcttcaggttaaccaatACCAACCATCTTGAAATACGGAGGAATCCATTCATTTAGTATTgaaattatttactaaaatattacagttatgtAACTTCCCTCACTTTGAAATTAGATTTCTTTCTGCTTTACTGCATGTAgtagttatttctttatttgtttgttattgatatatatataaagttcttcTTGCAAGGGAAATACTATagtaatagtaacaataataataataataataatgatacaaacACTGTTTAGAATAGgggtttttattttctcttccaTACAGTTTTGATTCATGGACTTTTACTGCTGCTTCTTCCATTGCCTCGTGTTCGAATTCTCTACACTCATTTTGTCAGTAATGCTTTGTTACTGAGTGCTCATCTGTTGTCTCGACACTACATTAATGCTGAGGAACAGAATACTGAGGGAGATGAACACTTCGTTGCCAGGCAGGTGGCAGCTCTGGTGGCCCATATCCTGGTGGGTGCTACAGCATCTTTATTACTTAGTGGGCCAGCCAAACCTGTGTTTCCCATCTTGGTGTCGTACGCATTGCCCGTTGCTGCTCGTCTGGCCAACTTTCCCGTGGAAGCTCTAGAACTGCTTCATAACTTTGGAAGTGCTGCCATAGCTatcagtgtgtgtatgtatgccTATCATCAGCTTCCAGCATTACTGGACTACTTAAAGATTGCCTATTCCGATGCTATGCACGTTGTTGAAGTTCATGGTATAATAGGTCTGCTGAGTATTATATGGAATAAGCTCTTTGTTCCTAATCATTTCCTTTTGTTTTGGTTAATTAAGTTTGTAGTGAAACTGTTTGAGATCCTTTCCCAGCCTGAAAGAGCACATGTGTGGAGTGATCACTGGTATATTGTCATTTTGACTGCAGCAAGTTCATTATGTGCAAGTCCAGTAACTCTGGTATCAACATCAGTGACTATTTCTTACCTAGCATATTTTGTGTTGTGTAGTACTAAAGCCTTTCTACATGGAAACGTACAGTTTTTAAATGACAATCCAATGCACAGTGGGTGGACAGAAGGTTTGACGATGGCATTCTTAGCTCTTCAGGTTGGTCTGACTGAAATGAAGATGCCTGCAAGGCTAGCAGCTATGACCATTATTCTTTTCATTGTCTTATCTTCATTACTGCAGTCTGTTCTAGAAATCACAGAGCCAGTAGTTTTGGCACTAAGTGCATCACGTAGTTCGAGTATTGGTCGACATTTCCGGGCTttatgtatgtgttgttttttgtttattttccctCTGTACCTAACATATGCTTTAATGCAAGTCTTTCCTATTGACTTCTGGATGTTGGTTGTCGTGTCCAGCTGTGTTCTGACATCAGTTCAGGTGTTGGACCTCCTAGTTGTTCACTCTTTGTTTCTTTATGATTCGTCCAGCACAGAGCCCTGGGAAAGTTTAGAtgatatagtttattacactcGAGCTGTCACCAAGGTCATGGAGTTCTTTGTAGCAGTGTTTGTTGTTGGAGTGGGGTTCTGGGAATCTTTGGTTGGTAAGTGGAATGTTGCTGGTTCCACCATTCTGCTAATTCATTGCTACTTCAACGTATGGTTGAGAATGCAGGCAGGATGGAAGAGTTTTTTGCTAAGACGAGAAGCAGTGAATAAAACGGAAGCTATGCAGACAGCATCAGAAGAGCAGCTGGCAACATTGAATGATGTGTGTGCCATCTGTTTCTCGGACATGACGTGTGCTTGCATCACGAAGTGCAATCACTTTTTCCACAGAACTTGCTTACGAAAGTGGCTCTACGTCCAGGATAAGTGCCCTCTCTGTCATAGCATTATCACAGTAGAATCAACCACAAGTACTTCTGATGATAGAACAGAAAGTACCTCGGTCAGCGAAGAAAATAGTCCCCATAACATCGTGGAGAACAGTACCATAGCTTTAGCTCAAGAGACTCTTGAAAGATAAGAGTATCACACGGAATGAAAACTTGATTTCAAAAAATCTTTCAGGTGATAACAATTAAGTGAAAATTATACAATACAGGTAATTAACCCACTGAATATGAAAATGTGTAGcttttttggtttgctgcttacACAGCTGTTGATTTGCATTGCATCTTTGGCCATTGGAGTGAAGATGTCTTTTGCCATTCAGATGTTTTGGTATATCTGTTGCCATGGATAGTTTCACAACAAGAGTTGATGAAGTTTGTGGTAACTAAAATTTTAGTTTGGTTTTCTCTTAAGAATCATTTTTGCTTTTACAAGTGTATTAGAATGAATTTTCTGTTTGGCCACGtttggttttaaaaattataacattatacacatgTTGAGTAAAATGTCccaaacaagaaaaataacagcAGTATTGACCTTCATCTTACAACAGTctctttgtttcagttatttcaatAAATTGGAAGATCTGTAACTTGTAGTAAAGAGAAATATTTGTGCACACTGTTCTAATGTATTACTAATACATGCAGTGAACtgacatacattaaaaaaaaacttctctaaatattaatattctgtataatgcacacagttatttaaattttggAAAGGAAAATTTGGCATTGTTAATGTTTGCTATAATTAAAATTGAATTAGTGAGACTAATAGAAATCCATCTTTACCATCTTTTACAGATATGTTTCTAAAAGTAACTTCAGGTGGCTGTTGCActacagatgtttttttttcattgttatcagTTAAACTTTTAGTTAAAACTTATTACTTTTCTACCAAAATGTTAGAATTAATACCTTATAT
Protein-coding regions in this window:
- the LOC143223720 gene encoding RING finger protein 145-like translates to MWPFLSLDQIEVLISVIMRVPGLFIIDFWWQYDRSKSLPQSMDAQELLSALITNVVLIHGLLLLLLPLPRVRILYTHFVSNALLLSAHLLSRHYINAEEQNTEGDEHFVARQVAALVAHILVGATASLLLSGPAKPVFPILVSYALPVAARLANFPVEALELLHNFGSAAIAISVCMYAYHQLPALLDYLKIAYSDAMHVVEVHGIIGLLSIIWNKLFVPNHFLLFWLIKFVVKLFEILSQPERAHVWSDHWYIVILTAASSLCASPVTLVSTSVTISYLAYFVLCSTKAFLHGNVQFLNDNPMHSGWTEGLTMAFLALQVGLTEMKMPARLAAMTIILFIVLSSLLQSVLEITEPVVLALSASRSSSIGRHFRALCMCCFLFIFPLYLTYALMQVFPIDFWMLVVVSSCVLTSVQVLDLLVVHSLFLYDSSSTEPWESLDDIVYYTRAVTKVMEFFVAVFVVGVGFWESLVGKWNVAGSTILLIHCYFNVWLRMQAGWKSFLLRREAVNKTEAMQTASEEQLATLNDVCAICFSDMTCACITKCNHFFHRTCLRKWLYVQDKCPLCHSIITVESTTSTSDDRTESTSVSEENSPHNIVENSTIALAQETLER